The DNA window CCGCCGATGTCGAGCACGGTGCGCGTCCCCGGGAAGAACCAGGCGGCGCCGCGCGCGGCGGCGGTCAGGTCGGTCACCTGCACGTCGCGAAACGGCACCAGGAAACGACCGAATCCAGTGGTGACGACATACTGCACCTGACCCTCGCCGACGCCCGCATCCGCGAGTGCTTCCTCGAAAATCCGTCTGGCGACCTCCGTCAGCCGGAAGCCGGAGCGGCCGATGGCCCGGCCGACGATCGCTCCGTCGCCGTCGAGGAGAACCCCCTTGGTGTACGTCGATCCGACGTCGATGCCCGCGGTGAGACTCATGGCCTCTCCTTCACCGGCCCTGCGGCGGACGCTGCCGCGGAGATTCGCTCCAGGGCGAAGAGCGCGGCGCCGAGCGCGCCCATGTAGGGGGAGTCGTCGCTGACATTCACCGGGTACCCGAGCGCCGTCTCGAGCGCCTTCACCATGCCGATGTTCCTGGTGACGCCGCCGGTGAAGGTCACTTCGCGTTCGATGCCGACGCGCCGCATCAACCCGAGCGAGCGCGACACGATCGACTGGTGGACGCCGAGCAGGATGTCCTCGATCTTCTTCCCCTTGGCCACCCACGACAGGACTTCCGACTCGGCAAACACGGTGCACGTGGTCGTGATCTTCACCGGCCGTTCGGCGCGCAGGGCCGTCGGTCCAAGCTCGTCGATCGGGATCTCGAGGGCGGCCGCCGCCGCACCGAGGAACCGTCCGGTCCCGGCCGCGCACTTGTCGTTCATGCAGAAGTCCGCGATCTCGCCGTTCGCCTTGACGCGGATCGCCTTGGTGTCCTGGCCGCCCATGTCGACCACCGTGCGCGTGCCCGGAAACAGGTAGACGGCGCCGCGCCCGTGACAGCTGATCTCCGTGACCTGCGTGTCGCCGAAGGTGACCCGGTATCGCCCGTATCCGGTGCCGACGATGCAGCCGACTTCGCGTTCTTCCAGGCCGGCGTCGGCGAGGGCCTGCTCGTAGGCGTGCTCCGCGGCGCGGACGACGCTGGCACCCGTGTCGATGAGCGCACGCCCGACGAGACGCCCCCGCTCGCTGATGATGACGGCCTTGGTCTGCGTCGATCCGACGTCGACCCCCGCCGCGTACGCCATCTGATCCCCCTTTCCTACGCGGATGTCCTGGCGAGCTTGCGCGACGCAAGCCCTTCGAAGAACGCATCCACGCGGTTCTTCATCTGCGCCTCGGACACGACGCGCCGGTCCATCATGTCCGACTCGAGGAGCAGGCTCGGGATGTCGCGGCGCTCGCCGAGAACGCGCCGGGTATCCGACAGGCCCGTGGACGTCGTCCGGCAGCTCTTGATGCCGTGGAACACCACGCCGTCGACGCGATAGGGATCGATCAGGTCGATCAGCGCGCGATCCTGGAAGAACATGCAGTCCATCGCGTGCCTCACACCGATCAGCGCGCCTTCGGCGAGGCTCTCGATCGGACGCGAGAGGTCGTACTGCCAGCCGAGCCCGGCGCCGCCGGACGCAAACCAGAGATACGTCGAGCTGACGAAGGCGCCGCCCCACTCGGAGAACAGCTCGTTGAAGCGGCGGAAGATCGGGTAGCACGGCACGCCGACGAACACCAGCCGATGCTTCTCCTCGTTGATGGTGCCGAGCCCGTTCGCGGCCTTGTAAGACATCTCCTCGACCAGGTCGCGGAAGTACGCGGCGCCGGCGGCCGTGCCGCGAAAGCCGTTGGCCACGCCGAGGTAGACGGTACCCTCGGAAACCGCGTTGAAGACGGCCGGGGTGCTGCGATTCAACTCGATCAGCTGCTTGAACGAGCGCGACATCGCGTTGGCGTGTCCCATCGTCTCGCGCAGCCGATCGACGTCGAACTTCTTCTTCGCGACACGCTCCAGCACGGCGATGAGCTCGCGTATCTGCCGTTCGACGTAGATCCGATCGCGCTCGAAGTCGGGATCGCCAGGCCATGTCTGACGCCCGGACGCGCGGGAGCCCGGGATGTCCACCGTGACGACCGGCGTCCCGTGCATGCGCTCCCAGATCTCTCCCCATTTCAAGTAGGTGTTGCACGCGTTCGTCAGGATGGCGACATCCGGCTTCGGGATCACGCCCATGGGATGCCGCCCTTTGCGAAGCTGGAGGGCGACGTCGGCCTTGACGTAGCCGCAGATGTCCGGCGAGTAGCCGTAGTCTTCGGCCTCGTTGAGATACTCGTGAGCGACCCGGCGCACGGCCATCTGCAGCGAGTTGATCTCGGGGAACACCGGCGCCATGTCGAAGGCGAGAAGCAGCTCGTTGAAGCTGCCCATGACGAAGACGTACGCAGCGGGCCGGCCGCGCTGCGGCGCCTCGGTCAGCGACGCGAACCACTCCCGGAACATCCTGGCCCCTTCGGTGACTCCCCGTCCGACGATCGCGGGCGAATTCATGTGCGCTCCCGGA is part of the Vicinamibacterales bacterium genome and encodes:
- a CDS encoding acyl-CoA dehydratase activase; amino-acid sequence: MAYAAGVDVGSTQTKAVIISERGRLVGRALIDTGASVVRAAEHAYEQALADAGLEEREVGCIVGTGYGRYRVTFGDTQVTEISCHGRGAVYLFPGTRTVVDMGGQDTKAIRVKANGEIADFCMNDKCAAGTGRFLGAAAAALEIPIDELGPTALRAERPVKITTTCTVFAESEVLSWVAKGKKIEDILLGVHQSIVSRSLGLMRRVGIEREVTFTGGVTRNIGMVKALETALGYPVNVSDDSPYMGALGAALFALERISAAASAAGPVKERP
- a CDS encoding 2-hydroxyacyl-CoA dehydratase family protein gives rise to the protein MNSPAIVGRGVTEGARMFREWFASLTEAPQRGRPAAYVFVMGSFNELLLAFDMAPVFPEINSLQMAVRRVAHEYLNEAEDYGYSPDICGYVKADVALQLRKGRHPMGVIPKPDVAILTNACNTYLKWGEIWERMHGTPVVTVDIPGSRASGRQTWPGDPDFERDRIYVERQIRELIAVLERVAKKKFDVDRLRETMGHANAMSRSFKQLIELNRSTPAVFNAVSEGTVYLGVANGFRGTAAGAAYFRDLVEEMSYKAANGLGTINEEKHRLVFVGVPCYPIFRRFNELFSEWGGAFVSSTYLWFASGGAGLGWQYDLSRPIESLAEGALIGVRHAMDCMFFQDRALIDLIDPYRVDGVVFHGIKSCRTTSTGLSDTRRVLGERRDIPSLLLESDMMDRRVVSEAQMKNRVDAFFEGLASRKLARTSA